Proteins encoded by one window of Emticicia oligotrophica DSM 17448:
- a CDS encoding xanthine dehydrogenase family protein molybdopterin-binding subunit: MQNTKNINRRSFLKVSTLSGGGFMLGISFLSSINSLSKSVDNSQLANLPLDFNELNGFVKITADNIIKIMAPNPEGGQGVKTSMPMIVAEELDVDFSKIIIEQADLDTKHFTRQFIGGSQAIHQGWKALRTAGATARQMLIEAAAKTWNVPVEEIITNLGVIYHKNSGKFAKYGEMATAAAQISVPKEVKLKNVKDFKIIGKSQRNVDLEKIVSGKPLFGIDTKVDGMLIAMIIHPPAMGLTFKSIQNEAIVKKMKGIKDVFPIKIFNNDYEKTFFDTTQFNEVVAIVGNSTWEVMQAKKALKVSWEEQAAFTQKRNMMGRKTEEKIPAGLENSTNHAAKLAEGLAKPANVRRKDGDIENAFKNAAKVVERTYNAPFLAHNCMEPMNFFAHVTEEKVLLSGPLQKPEFTEQTLSARLGIPLEKIDIKMTRLGGGFGRRSYAHWLVEAALISQKVKAPIKLIYTREDDMTAGIYRPTYTAKYRAALDADNNLIGFHVKVGGMPQSPLAANRFPAGAIDNYLAEDFTIDTNITVGSYRAPHSNFMAAAEQSFLDEVAEVAGKDPIAFRIGLLNRAKDNPVGKNNDYDASRFIKVLELVREKSNWEATKTSKKLGFSAYFCHDSYAAHVLDLEMKEGAPQINKVWCAIDCGIVVNPDAAKNMAEGGIVDAVGAAMYGKMTFTKGVPDANNFHNYRMIRHNEAPKVIEVFFVENTEDPTGMGEPAYPPVHAALANALYKATGKRLYNQPFGESI, translated from the coding sequence ATGCAAAATACTAAAAATATCAATCGTCGTTCATTTCTTAAAGTTTCTACTCTTTCGGGAGGTGGATTTATGCTTGGTATCAGTTTTTTGTCAAGTATAAATTCACTCAGCAAGTCGGTTGATAATTCACAATTAGCTAATCTGCCGCTTGATTTCAATGAACTCAACGGATTTGTAAAAATTACGGCAGATAACATAATCAAAATCATGGCACCCAATCCCGAAGGTGGGCAAGGCGTCAAGACCTCGATGCCAATGATTGTTGCTGAAGAATTAGACGTTGATTTCTCTAAAATCATAATTGAGCAAGCCGATTTAGATACCAAACATTTTACCCGACAGTTTATTGGTGGTAGTCAAGCTATCCATCAAGGCTGGAAAGCCTTACGCACAGCAGGTGCAACAGCTCGCCAAATGCTTATAGAAGCAGCAGCTAAAACGTGGAATGTCCCAGTAGAAGAAATTATCACAAATTTGGGCGTTATTTACCATAAAAACTCTGGTAAATTTGCAAAATATGGAGAGATGGCAACCGCTGCCGCTCAAATTTCAGTACCGAAAGAAGTAAAATTAAAAAATGTAAAAGACTTCAAAATCATCGGAAAAAGTCAGCGAAATGTAGATTTGGAGAAAATTGTTTCAGGAAAACCTCTTTTTGGAATAGATACCAAAGTAGATGGAATGTTGATAGCCATGATTATACACCCACCTGCAATGGGTTTAACTTTCAAAAGTATTCAAAATGAAGCAATAGTCAAGAAAATGAAAGGAATTAAGGATGTTTTTCCTATCAAAATTTTTAATAATGATTACGAAAAAACATTCTTTGATACGACCCAATTTAACGAAGTAGTGGCGATTGTAGGCAATAGCACTTGGGAGGTAATGCAAGCTAAAAAGGCTTTAAAAGTAAGTTGGGAAGAACAAGCCGCTTTTACCCAAAAACGTAATATGATGGGTAGAAAAACAGAAGAAAAAATACCCGCAGGTTTAGAAAATTCAACCAACCACGCAGCAAAATTAGCCGAAGGATTAGCTAAACCAGCAAATGTTCGTCGAAAAGATGGAGATATAGAAAATGCTTTCAAAAATGCAGCAAAAGTAGTAGAGCGAACCTATAATGCTCCATTCTTAGCACATAATTGTATGGAACCCATGAACTTCTTCGCTCATGTAACTGAAGAAAAAGTTCTTTTGTCAGGGCCGCTACAAAAACCCGAATTTACCGAACAAACACTTTCTGCTCGTTTGGGAATTCCTTTAGAGAAAATTGACATAAAAATGACTCGTTTGGGTGGCGGTTTTGGCCGACGTTCGTATGCTCATTGGTTAGTAGAGGCTGCATTGATTTCACAAAAAGTTAAAGCACCCATAAAATTGATTTACACCCGTGAGGACGACATGACAGCTGGAATTTATCGCCCCACATACACCGCAAAATACCGAGCAGCACTCGATGCCGATAATAATCTGATTGGTTTTCATGTAAAAGTAGGAGGAATGCCTCAGAGTCCACTTGCAGCAAATCGTTTTCCTGCTGGAGCAATTGATAATTATTTGGCCGAAGATTTTACAATTGATACCAATATAACCGTGGGTTCTTACAGAGCTCCACATTCTAATTTTATGGCTGCTGCCGAACAGTCTTTTCTTGATGAAGTAGCCGAAGTAGCAGGTAAAGACCCGATTGCTTTCAGAATAGGTTTATTGAACCGAGCCAAAGATAATCCAGTAGGTAAAAACAACGATTATGATGCCAGTAGATTCATAAAAGTATTAGAGTTAGTGCGAGAAAAATCTAATTGGGAGGCCACAAAAACAAGCAAGAAATTAGGTTTTTCAGCCTATTTCTGTCATGATTCGTATGCTGCCCACGTACTTGACTTAGAGATGAAAGAAGGTGCACCACAAATAAATAAAGTTTGGTGTGCCATTGATTGTGGAATTGTCGTAAACCCCGATGCCGCCAAAAACATGGCAGAAGGGGGCATCGTTGATGCTGTTGGAGCTGCTATGTACGGAAAAATGACTTTTACAAAAGGCGTACCCGATGCCAATAATTTTCATAATTATCGCATGATTCGCCACAACGAAGCTCCTAAAGTTATTGAGGTATTTTTTGTAGAAAATACGGAAGACCCAACAGGAATGGGCGAACCTGCTTATCCACCTGTTCATGCGGCTTTGGCAAATGCCCTTTATAAAGCTACTGGCAAGCGTTTGTATAATCAACCTTTTGGAGAAAGTATTTAG
- a CDS encoding TolB family protein: MKKLILFVLILSSLGTKAQISKDSLAIIRLLEKEGVAWRKGDVKGFTDCWVARPKGRIFNSSADGKSRVASTSMMQNPPVNLMGGGGFSVHSNHDMSVSGNTAWVSHDEVSISKEGKETLSREVRLLEKIAGNWKLVGQSAHFYNRETPKTDTTSFIHTVDITNGHIETILSINKHFEAPNWHPDNYLILNSLGKIYTLDLNSKKLNLLNTGFATACNNDHGISPDKKWLVVSHNVKDDPSSKRYKSAIFILPIRGGEPRRITPEVVSYWHGWTPDGKTLAYCGERNGNYDIYTISTEGGAEKRLTDSEGLDDGPDYSPDGKYIYFNSYRTGHMQIWRMQADGLNPEQLTFDENSNWFAHPSPDGKWIAYISYMSDEKQAHLFGKQVKLRLMDVKTKEIKDLTPVFFGGQGTINVPSWSADSKKIAFVSYSVK, translated from the coding sequence ATGAAAAAACTCATCTTATTTGTGCTGATACTAAGTAGCTTAGGCACGAAGGCTCAAATCTCGAAAGATTCATTAGCCATTATTCGATTGTTAGAAAAAGAAGGTGTCGCTTGGCGTAAAGGCGATGTGAAAGGCTTTACCGACTGCTGGGTAGCAAGGCCTAAAGGGAGAATTTTCAACTCATCAGCAGATGGCAAAAGTAGGGTTGCTTCGACTTCTATGATGCAGAATCCGCCTGTGAATTTAATGGGTGGAGGTGGATTTTCGGTACATTCTAATCATGATATGAGTGTAAGCGGTAATACGGCTTGGGTAAGCCATGATGAGGTTTCAATAAGTAAAGAAGGAAAAGAAACACTATCTCGTGAAGTTAGACTTTTAGAGAAAATTGCTGGAAACTGGAAATTAGTAGGCCAATCGGCTCATTTTTATAATCGTGAAACACCCAAAACTGATACGACGAGTTTTATTCATACAGTAGATATTACAAATGGCCATATCGAAACCATTCTCTCAATAAATAAGCATTTCGAAGCTCCCAATTGGCACCCAGATAATTATTTGATTTTAAATAGTTTGGGTAAAATTTATACATTAGATTTGAATTCGAAAAAATTGAATTTGCTTAATACTGGTTTTGCAACAGCTTGTAATAATGACCACGGAATTTCACCAGATAAGAAGTGGTTGGTGGTAAGTCATAATGTGAAAGATGACCCTTCGTCTAAGCGTTATAAGTCGGCTATATTTATATTACCGATTCGTGGAGGTGAGCCTCGAAGAATAACCCCAGAAGTGGTTTCGTATTGGCATGGGTGGACTCCCGACGGAAAAACATTAGCTTATTGCGGAGAACGAAATGGAAATTATGACATATACACGATTAGTACAGAAGGAGGAGCTGAAAAAAGATTGACAGATAGCGAAGGTTTAGATGATGGCCCAGATTATTCACCAGATGGCAAGTATATTTATTTTAATTCGTATCGAACTGGACACATGCAAATTTGGCGAATGCAGGCCGATGGTTTGAATCCCGAACAATTGACATTCGATGAAAATTCAAATTGGTTTGCTCACCCATCGCCTGATGGTAAATGGATTGCCTATATTTCGTATATGTCAGATGAAAAGCAAGCACATTTGTTTGGAAAGCAAGTGAAACTCCGCCTAATGGATGTAAAAACAAAGGAAATAAAAGACCTAACGCCTGTTTTTTTTGGTGGACAAGGTACCATCAATGTACCTTCGTGGAGTGCCGATAGCAAGAAAATAGCGTTTGTGAGCTATTCTGTGAAATAA
- a CDS encoding xanthine dehydrogenase family protein molybdopterin-binding subunit produces MKNTKNIDRRSFLKSSALAGGGMMLSFSWFSEAKAAEKVASLNLTETWSELAAYIKITPDNVIKILVPNPEFGQNVMTSLPMMVAEELDCDWKNVVVEMGTHDNVKYGPQFTGGSNSVRMYWKPLRNAGAAARQMLIEAAAQTWSVSASEITTKAGVLSHSSGKSAKYGEMAAKAATLAIPKDVKLKDPKDFSIVRKSKKNTEGVKVVTGKPLFGMDYRVDGMLIAMIQHPPAFGMKLKSFDATAAKKMPGIKDIFSIKLYDDGFEQAGFDTRAFNEMIAIVGNSTWEVMNARKKINAQWEAAGDVKDTMMGRGGKTEKIVPGRLETTSNQLEMMAEYAKKPAQQLRKDGDPEVAFKNAAQIIERTYNAPFLAHNTMEPMNFFAHVQEDKALVAGPLQAPGWVEPSLAKILNLPPDKIEIQMTRMGGGFGRRAYGSYVYEAARISQKMKAPIKLIYTREDDMSYGIYRPMYTATYRAALDANKNLIAFHVKGGGIPENPVHANRFPAGAVDNYLAEGWEIPSNITIGAFRAPRSNFNAAAEQSFLDELAEAMGKDPIEMRLELLKKAKTNPVGKNNDYDADRYIGVLELLKEKSGWGKPENAGKKRGVAAYFCHASYAGHVVDMVMRDGQPFVESVTSAVDCGVVVNPDAARNMVQGAVVDGIGQSFYGALTHKDGAAEQSNFHNYRMIRHNEAPKKIDVHFVENDIDPTGLGEPPFPPVFGAVANALFKTTGQRYYNQPFTSEQPKTKS; encoded by the coding sequence ATGAAAAATACTAAAAATATTGATAGACGTTCATTTCTCAAATCTTCTGCCTTGGCAGGAGGGGGAATGATGTTGAGTTTTAGCTGGTTTTCGGAGGCAAAAGCCGCTGAAAAAGTAGCCTCATTAAATTTGACTGAAACTTGGAGTGAACTTGCTGCCTATATCAAGATTACACCCGATAACGTGATAAAAATTTTGGTTCCAAACCCCGAATTTGGACAAAATGTGATGACTTCTCTGCCCATGATGGTGGCCGAAGAATTGGATTGTGATTGGAAAAATGTGGTCGTTGAAATGGGTACACACGATAACGTGAAGTACGGGCCACAGTTTACGGGCGGAAGTAACTCTGTCAGAATGTATTGGAAACCACTCAGAAATGCAGGAGCAGCAGCTCGCCAAATGCTTATTGAGGCGGCTGCACAAACTTGGAGTGTTTCGGCTTCCGAAATCACAACTAAAGCAGGTGTGTTATCGCATTCGAGTGGAAAATCGGCAAAATATGGCGAAATGGCAGCCAAAGCGGCAACTTTGGCGATTCCGAAAGATGTAAAACTAAAAGATCCTAAAGATTTTTCGATTGTAAGAAAATCAAAGAAAAATACCGAAGGGGTAAAAGTAGTTACGGGCAAACCTCTTTTCGGAATGGATTATCGTGTAGATGGAATGTTGATTGCTATGATTCAACATCCGCCAGCATTTGGTATGAAACTCAAATCGTTTGATGCCACAGCCGCTAAAAAAATGCCTGGTATCAAAGATATATTTAGCATAAAACTATATGATGATGGCTTTGAGCAAGCTGGTTTTGATACCCGTGCTTTCAACGAAATGATTGCGATTGTGGGTAACTCTACTTGGGAAGTCATGAACGCCCGCAAAAAAATAAATGCTCAATGGGAAGCTGCTGGCGATGTGAAAGATACAATGATGGGCAGAGGCGGAAAAACTGAAAAGATAGTTCCTGGAAGATTAGAAACTACCAGCAATCAGTTGGAAATGATGGCTGAGTATGCCAAGAAGCCAGCTCAACAACTCCGCAAAGATGGCGACCCAGAAGTGGCATTCAAGAACGCTGCACAAATTATCGAACGAACTTACAATGCACCGTTTTTGGCACATAATACAATGGAGCCGATGAACTTCTTTGCTCATGTACAAGAAGATAAAGCCTTGGTAGCTGGGCCTTTGCAAGCACCAGGTTGGGTAGAACCATCGCTCGCAAAGATTCTAAACCTACCTCCTGATAAAATCGAAATTCAGATGACTCGCATGGGTGGAGGTTTTGGGCGTCGGGCGTATGGCTCGTATGTGTATGAGGCTGCTCGTATTTCTCAGAAAATGAAAGCCCCTATTAAGCTGATTTATACCCGTGAAGACGATATGAGTTACGGTATTTATCGCCCAATGTACACGGCTACCTACCGTGCCGCACTCGATGCCAATAAAAATCTAATTGCTTTTCATGTAAAAGGTGGTGGAATTCCTGAAAATCCGGTTCATGCCAATCGTTTTCCAGCGGGAGCAGTAGATAATTATTTAGCCGAAGGCTGGGAAATTCCCTCAAACATTACGATTGGTGCTTTTAGAGCCCCTCGTTCTAACTTTAATGCGGCTGCCGAACAATCGTTTTTGGATGAATTGGCCGAAGCAATGGGTAAAGACCCAATCGAGATGCGTCTTGAATTACTGAAAAAAGCAAAGACAAATCCAGTTGGCAAAAACAATGACTATGATGCCGACCGATACATTGGTGTTTTAGAATTATTGAAAGAAAAATCAGGTTGGGGAAAACCCGAAAATGCAGGTAAAAAACGTGGGGTAGCCGCCTATTTCTGTCATGCTTCTTATGCTGGCCACGTGGTAGATATGGTAATGCGTGATGGACAACCTTTTGTAGAATCGGTAACTTCAGCGGTTGATTGTGGTGTAGTTGTAAATCCAGATGCCGCCCGAAATATGGTACAAGGTGCTGTGGTAGATGGAATCGGGCAATCGTTTTATGGAGCTTTAACACATAAAGATGGAGCTGCTGAGCAAAGCAATTTCCATAATTATCGAATGATTCGCCATAATGAAGCTCCGAAAAAAATAGATGTTCATTTTGTAGAAAACGATATCGACCCAACAGGTCTTGGTGAACCACCATTTCCACCAGTTTTTGGAGCGGTAGCGAATGCTTTGTTTAAAACAACAGGTCAACGCTATTATAACCAGCCATTTACAAGCGAACAGCCTAAGACTAAGTCGTAA
- a CDS encoding DoxX family protein has translation MNISKSRLYTSYGLQGIISIMFLLGATNNLLQTESAVKAATDFGYPAESVMYLGTILLISTALFAYPKTTFLGALFITAWLGGAVATHIIHKDTPGMIFAPVIFGILVWLSIWLRDVQLQGIFPMKK, from the coding sequence ATGAACATTTCAAAAAGTCGCCTGTACACCTCCTATGGTCTGCAGGGAATTATTTCAATTATGTTCCTTTTAGGAGCAACTAATAACCTTTTACAGACCGAATCAGCTGTTAAAGCAGCCACTGATTTTGGTTATCCCGCTGAAAGTGTCATGTATCTTGGCACTATTTTACTTATATCCACAGCTCTATTTGCCTATCCAAAAACTACTTTTTTAGGTGCATTATTTATTACAGCTTGGCTTGGTGGAGCGGTAGCTACACACATTATTCACAAAGACACTCCCGGTATGATATTTGCCCCAGTTATATTCGGTATATTAGTTTGGCTTAGTATCTGGTTAAGAGATGTGCAATTACAAGGAATTTTTCCAATGAAAAAGTAA
- a CDS encoding aldo/keto reductase: MTKFQNFVMVKYTNMQTRKLGNQGLEVSAIGLGCMGMSFSYAPFPPKEDSIKLIRDAVEQGITFFDTAEVYGPYNNEEIVGEALKPFKNQGIIIATKFGFDIQDGKMVGVNSHPDNIRSVVDASLQRLGVECIDLLYQHRVDPKVPIEDVAGTVKDLIQAGKVKYFGLSEAGANTIRKAHAVLPVSALQSEYSLWTRNHEIEIIPTIEELGIGFVPFSPLGKGFLTGTIDEKRKFEPQDIRAIIPRFTEEARMANKALVDVIAGFAQKHNATNAQIALAWVLARNSMTVPIPGTTKLHRLIENIGAANIQLSTAEINELTMASEAVKVVGTRYTEAQEKATGL, from the coding sequence ATGACAAAGTTTCAGAACTTTGTCATGGTTAAATATACTAATATGCAGACAAGAAAATTAGGAAATCAAGGCCTTGAAGTATCGGCCATTGGCTTAGGTTGTATGGGAATGAGTTTTTCTTATGCTCCTTTTCCACCGAAAGAAGATTCAATAAAACTTATCAGAGATGCTGTTGAGCAAGGAATTACATTTTTCGATACGGCCGAAGTCTATGGGCCATATAATAATGAAGAAATTGTAGGTGAAGCCTTAAAACCATTCAAAAATCAAGGTATTATCATTGCCACAAAGTTTGGTTTTGATATCCAAGATGGAAAAATGGTGGGAGTAAATTCTCACCCCGATAACATCCGAAGTGTAGTAGATGCTTCTTTACAAAGATTAGGTGTTGAATGTATTGATTTGCTTTATCAGCACCGAGTTGATCCTAAAGTGCCCATCGAAGACGTAGCAGGAACAGTGAAAGATTTGATTCAGGCAGGAAAAGTGAAATATTTTGGACTTTCGGAGGCGGGAGCCAACACCATTCGAAAAGCCCATGCGGTTTTGCCTGTTTCGGCTTTGCAAAGCGAATACTCACTTTGGACACGTAATCACGAAATAGAAATCATTCCTACTATCGAAGAACTAGGTATTGGTTTTGTTCCATTTAGTCCACTAGGAAAAGGTTTCTTGACGGGCACAATTGATGAGAAGCGTAAGTTTGAACCGCAAGATATTCGTGCAATCATTCCGAGGTTTACCGAAGAGGCTCGCATGGCTAACAAAGCATTGGTTGATGTGATTGCAGGTTTTGCACAAAAGCATAATGCTACAAACGCTCAAATAGCTTTGGCTTGGGTTTTGGCAAGAAACTCAATGACTGTTCCGATTCCAGGAACAACCAAACTTCATCGTTTGATTGAAAATATTGGGGCAGCTAATATCCAACTTTCAACAGCGGAAATCAACGAATTAACGATGGCCTCAGAAGCTGTAAAAGTGGTTGGAACTCGATATACGGAGGCTCAAGAAAAAGCAACAGGGTTGTAA
- a CDS encoding nuclear transport factor 2 family protein: MKKYFLLLVLSSFLTMTYAQKTTEQRLQEIEDRLALKALVDEFSVLADRKDIVNQMLLFTEDAKVESVNNGQAIVLSGKKQIGDAFEGFLSLFEVVYHINGQQTITITGDKATGIAYCSVSLIGVQNGKRMKNDMGVIYNDEYVKIKGKWLIANRKSNFTWRNSQLLSE; the protein is encoded by the coding sequence ATGAAAAAATATTTTTTATTACTTGTTCTTTCAAGCTTTTTAACAATGACTTACGCTCAAAAAACAACCGAACAACGCCTGCAAGAAATAGAAGACCGTTTAGCTTTGAAAGCCTTAGTAGATGAGTTTTCTGTTTTAGCAGATAGAAAAGATATTGTCAACCAAATGTTGCTTTTCACAGAAGATGCCAAAGTAGAATCAGTAAACAACGGTCAAGCAATAGTATTATCAGGTAAAAAGCAAATTGGTGATGCCTTTGAGGGCTTTCTTAGCCTTTTTGAAGTAGTATATCATATCAACGGACAACAAACTATAACAATTACTGGAGATAAAGCTACGGGTATTGCCTATTGTTCAGTTTCATTGATTGGAGTGCAAAATGGAAAAAGGATGAAAAACGATATGGGTGTTATTTACAATGATGAATATGTAAAGATTAAAGGTAAATGGTTGATAGCCAATAGAAAATCTAACTTTACTTGGCGTAATTCACAACTTCTTAGCGAGTAA
- a CDS encoding Gfo/Idh/MocA family protein, with protein sequence MKNDNSNSRRKFLQQIGATSLVAASSPLTSFANQAKAEERILQYEKKITANDKIRIGVIGYGVQGHFDLRTALKVPGVELAGICDLYNGRLENAKEQFGNELFTTNNYKDILDKKDIDAVLICTHDVWHARIALDALAKGKHVYCEKPMVYKISEGYPVMAAAKKSGKVFQVGSQRVSSIGYAKAKELLAAGEIGKLNMVNAVYDRQSSIGAWEYTIPKDADAMTTNWGKFIEATEKMAFDAKKFFWWRAFKEVGTGVAGDLFIHLLSGSHFMTNSKGPETIYSTGQFSYWKDGRNLPDVMSGVMQYPDSPEHPAFQMTLQVNFISGTGGQEIIQLVGSEGVIRVQGNNISIKHSLMPEAPGFGGYDSVFTFSKSMQDEMTAEYNAKWTTEQRKRKTKEDIIFKAPDGYDDHLDHFTNFFDAIRTGKQVVEDAEFGFRAAAPALSCNESYLSKKIIKWDPVNLKLKA encoded by the coding sequence ATGAAAAACGACAATTCAAATTCACGTAGGAAGTTTCTACAACAAATAGGTGCTACCAGCTTGGTGGCGGCTTCATCGCCCTTGACTTCTTTTGCTAATCAAGCAAAAGCAGAAGAGAGAATTTTACAGTATGAGAAAAAAATTACAGCTAATGATAAAATCAGAATTGGTGTTATTGGCTACGGTGTTCAAGGGCATTTTGATTTACGTACTGCTCTAAAAGTACCGGGGGTTGAATTGGCAGGTATCTGCGATTTATACAATGGGAGACTTGAAAATGCCAAGGAGCAATTTGGTAATGAGCTTTTCACTACCAATAATTACAAAGATATTTTAGATAAAAAAGATATTGATGCCGTGTTGATTTGTACGCATGATGTGTGGCACGCTCGAATTGCCTTAGATGCTTTGGCGAAAGGAAAACACGTTTATTGCGAAAAACCGATGGTTTATAAAATTAGTGAAGGGTATCCTGTAATGGCCGCCGCTAAAAAATCGGGGAAAGTATTTCAAGTGGGTAGCCAACGTGTAAGTAGTATTGGTTATGCCAAAGCCAAAGAATTGTTGGCTGCTGGTGAAATCGGAAAACTCAACATGGTAAATGCAGTGTATGACCGCCAGAGCTCGATTGGGGCGTGGGAATACACCATTCCGAAAGATGCTGATGCCATGACAACGAACTGGGGAAAATTTATTGAAGCTACCGAAAAAATGGCTTTTGATGCTAAAAAATTCTTCTGGTGGAGAGCTTTCAAAGAAGTAGGCACGGGCGTAGCTGGAGATTTATTCATCCATTTACTAAGTGGAAGTCATTTCATGACTAATTCAAAAGGCCCTGAGACGATATACAGTACTGGCCAGTTTAGCTATTGGAAAGATGGACGAAATCTTCCAGATGTGATGTCGGGTGTGATGCAGTATCCTGATAGCCCAGAGCATCCAGCTTTTCAGATGACCTTACAAGTAAACTTTATTAGTGGTACTGGTGGTCAGGAAATTATTCAATTGGTTGGTTCAGAGGGAGTTATTAGAGTGCAAGGCAATAATATTTCGATAAAACATAGTCTGATGCCCGAAGCCCCAGGTTTTGGTGGCTACGATTCGGTCTTTACTTTCTCGAAAAGTATGCAAGACGAAATGACTGCCGAATACAACGCTAAATGGACAACAGAGCAACGTAAAAGAAAAACTAAAGAGGATATTATCTTTAAAGCTCCCGATGGCTACGATGACCATTTAGACCATTTTACTAATTTCTTTGATGCCATTCGTACAGGAAAACAAGTAGTTGAAGATGCTGAGTTTGGTTTTAGAGCTGCCGCTCCAGCACTATCTTGTAATGAAAGTTATCTTAGTAAAAAAATTATCAAGTGGGACCCAGTGAATCTGAAATTGAAAGCATAG
- a CDS encoding (2Fe-2S)-binding protein: MAKYSLKINGKTQQIDVDPSTPILWVLRDHLNMPGTKFGCGMAQCGACTVHLDGNAVRSCSLPVSAVGKGAITTIEGLSADASHPVQKAWLEHDVAQCGYCQSGQIMSAAALLKSNPNPTDEEIDAYMSGNICRCGTYLRIKEAIKAAAKK; the protein is encoded by the coding sequence ATGGCAAAGTATTCTTTAAAAATAAATGGGAAAACTCAACAAATTGATGTTGACCCTTCAACTCCTATCTTGTGGGTTTTGCGTGACCACCTGAATATGCCGGGTACTAAATTTGGCTGCGGTATGGCTCAGTGCGGAGCTTGTACTGTTCACCTCGATGGCAATGCTGTACGTTCATGTAGTTTGCCAGTTTCGGCAGTAGGAAAAGGTGCTATTACAACCATCGAAGGGCTTTCGGCTGATGCTTCTCATCCAGTGCAAAAAGCTTGGCTCGAACACGATGTGGCTCAATGTGGTTATTGTCAATCTGGACAAATCATGTCTGCAGCGGCTCTACTAAAAAGTAATCCAAATCCGACCGATGAAGAAATTGACGCTTATATGAGTGGTAATATTTGCCGTTGTGGAACTTATCTCCGAATCAAAGAGGCTATCAAAGCTGCTGCTAAAAAGTAA
- a CDS encoding helix-turn-helix domain-containing protein — MKEIMKLGNIEEINKFNGIQTGNPLVTIVDLSKSGAGPAMKVHFELYSIFLKDAKCSAMKYGRNYYDYQSGTLVFIAPGQVVEIEEVNEKGLHQPSGIVLFFHPDLIRGTSLGQNMKDYTYFSYHVNEALHISEKERFFVLDCFEKIQAEIDRPIDKYSRKLIANTIELFLNYCIRFYDRQFIVREQANKGMVEKFETLLDNYFNSDKLAIEGLPTVAYCAEKLNISVKYFGDLIKKETGKSALEFIHLKLLEIAKERIFDTTKSVSEIAYELGFKYPQHFTRFFKLKVGVTPNEYRMN, encoded by the coding sequence ATGAAAGAAATAATGAAACTCGGAAATATTGAAGAAATCAATAAATTTAATGGCATTCAAACGGGTAATCCATTGGTTACGATTGTAGATTTATCAAAATCTGGAGCTGGTCCTGCGATGAAAGTACATTTTGAATTGTACAGTATTTTCTTGAAAGATGCCAAATGTAGTGCCATGAAATATGGGCGTAATTACTATGATTATCAAAGCGGCACATTGGTTTTTATTGCTCCTGGTCAAGTGGTAGAAATTGAGGAGGTAAATGAAAAGGGCTTGCATCAACCTTCGGGTATAGTCTTATTTTTTCACCCCGATTTGATTCGAGGAACTTCATTGGGGCAAAACATGAAAGACTATACTTACTTTTCGTACCATGTAAACGAGGCATTGCATATCTCGGAAAAAGAGCGATTTTTTGTTCTGGATTGTTTTGAGAAAATTCAAGCCGAAATTGACCGCCCCATTGATAAGTACAGCAGAAAACTTATTGCCAATACGATTGAACTATTCTTAAATTATTGTATTCGTTTTTATGACCGCCAGTTTATCGTCAGAGAACAAGCCAATAAAGGTATGGTTGAAAAATTTGAAACCCTATTAGACAACTATTTCAATTCTGATAAATTAGCTATCGAAGGTTTGCCAACAGTTGCTTATTGTGCTGAAAAATTAAATATTTCAGTAAAGTATTTTGGAGATTTAATCAAGAAAGAAACAGGCAAATCTGCCTTAGAATTTATCCATTTAAAACTTCTCGAAATTGCTAAAGAACGAATTTTTGACACAACAAAATCTGTCAGTGAAATTGCTTACGAATTAGGGTTTAAATATCCACAGCATTTTACTCGTTTTTTTAAGCTAAAAGTAGGAGTTACCCCCAATGAATATCGCATGAATTAA